From the Candidatus Dadabacteria bacterium genome, one window contains:
- a CDS encoding D-alanine--D-alanine ligase, translated as MNRKTVAVLFGGVSVEHEISLVSSRFIISSFDSSKFALLPIFISKEGRWQRAVVDNWPDGEPPALVSDSEIVPMLRGFSPGRLAEIVAGQITEVFSVDAVFPVLHGTFGEDGSVQGLIDLMGIPCVGADLLGSSLCIDKIVSKNVLRDNGVPVVPFFGFSKTQWRKAKRQILRRAEDEIGFPCFVKSSNLGSSVGVSRVSSPEVIADAVEASFDFSERVIVERAVMNLREVEVSVIGNQDPRASVPGELVVDGGFYDYQKKYHDKSTEFRIPCDLDPETQERVRTLALASYAALCCTGMARVDLLVDADTDQVFVSEINTIPGFTPISMYPKLWEASGLPVGEMLEMLVDLAEQRHRMRRELRTDFSGSD; from the coding sequence TTGAACAGAAAAACAGTTGCGGTTCTTTTCGGCGGTGTTTCGGTTGAGCATGAGATTTCGCTTGTTTCATCAAGGTTTATCATTTCCAGCTTCGATTCTTCTAAATTCGCCCTGCTGCCGATTTTTATTTCAAAAGAGGGTCGCTGGCAAAGAGCCGTTGTTGATAACTGGCCGGATGGAGAACCTCCCGCTCTGGTTTCCGACTCGGAAATTGTCCCCATGCTCCGGGGCTTTTCCCCCGGCCGTCTCGCTGAAATAGTCGCAGGGCAGATAACGGAAGTATTTTCGGTGGATGCAGTTTTTCCGGTTCTACACGGAACCTTTGGCGAAGACGGGTCGGTACAGGGACTCATCGACCTCATGGGAATTCCATGCGTTGGAGCGGATCTGCTCGGGTCTTCGCTCTGCATCGACAAGATAGTATCGAAAAACGTCCTCAGGGATAACGGTGTTCCGGTTGTTCCCTTTTTCGGTTTCTCTAAAACCCAATGGCGGAAAGCCAAAAGGCAAATTCTCCGTCGTGCAGAAGACGAAATAGGGTTTCCCTGTTTCGTTAAATCTTCAAATCTGGGTTCAAGCGTGGGAGTTTCAAGGGTGAGCTCTCCTGAGGTAATCGCCGATGCTGTGGAGGCCTCTTTTGATTTTTCTGAAAGGGTGATCGTTGAGAGGGCCGTGATGAATCTGAGGGAAGTGGAGGTAAGCGTAATAGGGAATCAGGACCCTCGGGCTTCAGTTCCTGGGGAACTTGTTGTGGATGGAGGCTTTTACGATTACCAAAAGAAATACCACGACAAGTCGACTGAATTCCGGATTCCCTGCGACCTTGACCCCGAGACTCAGGAGAGGGTTAGAACCCTTGCCCTTGCTTCCTATGCTGCCCTTTGCTGCACCGGTATGGCGAGGGTGGATCTTCTGGTTGATGCCGACACAGACCAGGTGTTTGTAAGCGAGATAAACACAATCCCCGGATTTACTCCGATAAGCATGTACCCGAAGCTGTGGGAGGCAAGCGGGCTTCCCGTCGGGGAGATGCTCGAGATGCTTGTTGATCTGGCCGAGCAGAGGCATCGGATGAGAAGGGAACTCAGAACGGATTTCTCCGGTTCCGACTAG
- a CDS encoding bile acid:sodium symporter family protein has protein sequence MDSTKSALTSLTGLVTKFFILWIILFSAVAYFFPSVFRDLGFLIVPMLAVIMFAMGITLKTDDFRRVFSRPLEILTGVFAQYAVMPLLGFLLVFAFGTHPLVAAGVVLVGSCPGGTASNVITYLARGDLALSVTLTSVSTLLCPFFLPALMYVYAGRWIDVPVADLFISALQIVLLPVLLGVALRKLLGRKSEAVLPFLPSVSCLVIALVVGIVVALNAESIKTIGAMVFLIVIIHNALGLTCGYFIAKAMGFGESSARAISVEVGMQNSGLAVALSQLHFGYLSALPAALFSIWHNISGAAIAWSWRNRRINEHR, from the coding sequence TTGGATTCAACGAAAAGCGCGTTAACTTCGCTTACAGGTCTCGTAACAAAGTTCTTCATCCTCTGGATAATTCTGTTCTCGGCCGTAGCGTACTTTTTCCCCTCTGTTTTTCGGGATCTCGGATTCCTCATAGTGCCCATGCTCGCGGTGATAATGTTCGCCATGGGCATAACGCTCAAGACAGATGACTTCAGGAGAGTCTTTTCAAGACCGCTTGAAATCCTGACAGGTGTTTTCGCTCAATACGCCGTGATGCCTCTTTTGGGTTTCCTCCTTGTCTTTGCCTTCGGTACACACCCACTTGTCGCCGCGGGGGTCGTTCTCGTCGGTTCATGCCCCGGAGGAACGGCGTCAAACGTGATCACCTATCTGGCGAGGGGCGATCTCGCGCTTTCCGTAACGCTGACTTCGGTTTCAACGCTCCTTTGCCCGTTTTTCCTGCCAGCGCTCATGTACGTTTACGCGGGAAGATGGATAGATGTTCCGGTCGCCGATCTTTTTATCTCCGCGCTTCAGATAGTACTGCTGCCGGTCCTGCTCGGAGTGGCATTGAGGAAGCTGCTCGGAAGAAAATCAGAGGCCGTACTGCCCTTTCTGCCCTCAGTATCGTGTCTTGTTATAGCTCTTGTGGTGGGAATAGTAGTGGCTTTGAACGCAGAATCCATAAAAACCATCGGCGCAATGGTTTTCCTCATAGTGATAATTCATAACGCTCTTGGTCTCACATGCGGTTATTTTATAGCGAAGGCAATGGGTTTCGGAGAAAGCAGCGCCAGGGCTATATCCGTCGAGGTGGGAATGCAGAACTCGGGGCTCGCGGTAGCTCTTTCCCAGCTGCACTTCGGCTATCTCTCCGCCCTTCCCGCCGCGCTTTTCAGCATCTGGCATAATATCTCGGGGGCGGCTATAGCTTGGTCATGGAGAAACAGAAGGATTAATGAACACCGATAA
- a CDS encoding DMT family transporter, with amino-acid sequence MNTDKKEKLPIKGYIFLVATAFFTALSYAIGKALERSDLHPETTTFFWFFGAFVVALILFPFLRSQRKELGRIREYRAIFIWSSIITSAGAALWMVALWTIGPALTSFLMKAQTLFALLLGIIFLGERLNKGESVGIAMTVAGGAVVAYQKEDYLIFGTAMALGAAFLYSFLSFMVKKIAQDLNMLTVATLRTLGVSIVLFIYLILTGTFEPPSLKQALVMACGGACGAYIAKGSQFHAIKLLDISRTTAVMPMESIFVLIFAHVFFDDLPSVTKLLGGASIIAGVVFLVLFRGQKNDILGK; translated from the coding sequence ATGAACACCGATAAGAAAGAGAAACTTCCTATAAAGGGCTATATCTTTCTCGTGGCCACCGCTTTTTTCACGGCACTTTCCTATGCAATAGGAAAGGCGCTTGAGCGAAGCGACCTTCACCCCGAGACCACCACTTTTTTCTGGTTCTTCGGGGCTTTTGTGGTCGCCTTAATCCTCTTCCCCTTCCTTCGCTCGCAGAGAAAGGAACTCGGGAGAATCCGGGAGTACCGCGCCATTTTTATCTGGAGTTCCATTATAACCTCGGCGGGGGCCGCCTTGTGGATGGTCGCGCTCTGGACGATCGGGCCGGCCCTTACCTCATTCCTGATGAAGGCCCAGACCCTCTTCGCACTTCTGCTCGGCATAATCTTTCTCGGTGAAAGGCTCAACAAGGGGGAGAGCGTAGGAATAGCCATGACGGTGGCCGGCGGGGCGGTGGTCGCCTACCAGAAAGAGGATTATCTGATTTTCGGAACTGCCATGGCCCTCGGGGCCGCGTTTTTATATTCCTTCCTATCTTTCATGGTGAAGAAGATAGCTCAGGACCTTAACATGCTGACAGTCGCAACGCTAAGAACCCTGGGAGTCTCCATAGTCCTTTTCATTTACCTAATACTCACCGGGACGTTTGAGCCTCCAAGCCTGAAACAGGCACTTGTGATGGCGTGCGGAGGTGCGTGCGGAGCATATATAGCAAAAGGAAGTCAGTTCCACGCCATAAAGCTTCTGGACATCTCACGAACAACTGCCGTCATGCCGATGGAATCGATTTTCGTGCTGATCTTCGCGCATGTCTTTTTCGACGACCTGCCGTCGGTTACTAAACTTCTCGGCGGAGCCTCAATAATCGCCGGGGTCGTCTTCCTCGTGCTTTTCCGGGGGCAGAAAAACGACATTCTCGGCAAGTGA
- a CDS encoding MotA/TolQ/ExbB proton channel family protein, with protein sequence MDAIIDLFTKGGIYIFPLILCSIFGLAIFLQKLQLLQRKKLLPEEFLSSLYETVETKGLEEAKSLSASNDSAVAKMALAAAQNSGKSKEEMHEAIEAAGKNEAQGLEKYIETLLTISSISTLIGLLGTISGMIKVFAVISEKDIVDPPSLAGGISEALYTTALGLTIAIPALIAYKYTDGKFKEIISELEDEGKKILETFSAKASL encoded by the coding sequence ATGGACGCAATTATTGATCTTTTTACCAAGGGCGGAATATATATTTTCCCCCTGATTTTATGTTCCATATTCGGACTTGCGATTTTTCTTCAGAAGCTTCAACTCCTTCAGAGGAAGAAGCTTCTCCCCGAAGAGTTTCTTTCAAGCCTGTACGAGACTGTCGAGACAAAGGGGCTTGAAGAGGCAAAATCCCTTTCAGCATCAAACGATTCCGCGGTAGCTAAAATGGCTCTCGCGGCCGCGCAGAACTCAGGCAAATCGAAAGAGGAAATGCATGAAGCCATTGAGGCCGCAGGAAAGAACGAGGCCCAAGGTCTTGAAAAATATATCGAGACTCTGCTCACCATAAGCAGCATAAGCACTCTTATCGGGCTTCTCGGAACGATATCGGGAATGATAAAGGTGTTCGCCGTAATATCGGAGAAGGATATAGTGGATCCGCCTTCCCTCGCAGGAGGTATCTCGGAAGCCCTTTACACGACGGCTCTCGGACTCACGATAGCAATCCCGGCGCTCATAGCCTACAAGTACACAGATGGAAAATTCAAGGAGATAATCTCCGAGCTTGAGGATGAAGGCAAGAAAATACTGGAAACTTTTTCCGCAAAGGCATCTCTATGA
- a CDS encoding biopolymer transporter ExbD — protein MKFSQRKSGSRSGIDMAPIVDVIFNLLIFFALTLNFAISSGIKVNLPKATGEIVEIKDVNIHIAKDGKVYFNDVLMRSERSLKREFQKIPNKDTLVIIRADSQAMHGPVVSTMDLAKTQGFSKIAIGVEPKR, from the coding sequence ATGAAATTCTCGCAAAGAAAATCAGGTAGCAGGTCCGGCATAGACATGGCTCCCATCGTGGACGTGATTTTCAACCTCCTTATTTTCTTTGCCCTTACACTCAATTTCGCCATATCAAGCGGCATAAAAGTCAACCTCCCGAAAGCAACCGGCGAAATCGTTGAGATAAAAGACGTGAACATACACATTGCCAAAGACGGGAAAGTTTACTTTAACGACGTGCTTATGCGTTCCGAGAGATCTTTGAAGCGGGAGTTTCAGAAGATACCCAACAAAGACACCCTAGTAATAATAAGGGCGGATTCCCAAGCCATGCACGGCCCGGTGGTAAGCACCATGGATCTGGCAAAGACCCAGGGGTTCTCGAAAATAGCAATCGGAGTTGAGCCGAAGCGATAA